The sequence below is a genomic window from Mercenaria mercenaria strain notata chromosome 14, MADL_Memer_1, whole genome shotgun sequence.
TACAACAACAGAGTAAACTGATATGGCACAGTTTCTGATTCTAGTAAAAACATACAGCAAAACTATGATCGCTCAAGGTCGAAGGGTGATGTGCAAAATTCTTGATTTATCCTGGGTTTCCAGCGATTCAAACAGAGACAATATTAGAAAATCAGACGAGGACCATATGATATGCTTGAGCAAGTATGGTTGCTCAAGCTGCAGAAAAATTCAGCTCATAAGGCAAGTCTCACCAATGAGAACAAAACATAATGGCCAAGTCAGTTTACACAAACTATACTTACCTGCCTCAAAAGAATTCATTGGTTTTAAGATGGTTTATTTACTTATTAAAGCCCTGTATGGCATCAATGTGAAAAGAAATCTTATGTCATTTTATGATTATGGTAAATCCGCCCTGGTATCTTTTTTCTTCCAGTATTACTCCAGCCAATAGTTTAATGATAACTGTGGCATGTAATTTCTACAGTGTGTTATAAAATGCCATCTACCATACAGAAATACAGAAATTCAAAACCAGTTATATGAAAGGAAGTTAGACTAAAGTTGTCATAATAGTATAAATGATcttttttatctaaaagaatatGTGTAATACAAAACTGCAACTAAATAACTGATTTCGCAATGACTTTACTCTTGACAGacaaacagatggacagacaggatTTCTATGTACGACATTCCTCCTTACACAACATTACTCACTAATCATCTTAAAACCAATGAATTAACGTTATAATATAATGTATAACAGCTACAACACAATACAGTATTAAAATAAACTGTGCATGTCTAAATAACGAATCATCAACAACTGAAATATTGTAGTTCACGATACGGACTATGCCACCTTACCTATGATAATCACTACTATAACTCCAACAATACCTCCCATTATTAACATCATCTAAAATTTACAATTCCAAAATGTTATCACATCAATAAGAATAATTTATTATGATTGTTATTTTAACTAGTATTTACTGTGATTTATTCATTTTCGTGGGGGACAAACTTTCGtggattttttgttgttttaacaatccaacaaataaaatcccaacaaaaaataaaattccttttCATTAATCATttaatcttcaaaagttgaaatccatgaatttatatctGCAAAAATTCTGCAGGCATACAAATCCattgatttcaaatttttaacaagatataaacagtaaatttacttttttgttaCAATTCAACACAAAATCCAGAAAATTTAATCCCCCATAATTTAACAGTACGAATTCAATAATGATGAGCCATTTAAGTCTAAGTTTTAGCAGTTTAATTACTTAAATAGCAATGTTTTAAACTTTGCTTTCAATATGATGCCTTCTCTGGCATCAGGAGTTTGATCATGAAAACAAACGTAAGTTCAGAGACTATGGGCAAAACCTATCACCAATATACTAAAAGAACAGTCCTAGTGTTACATCCCTTTGAGCAAAAGTAGATGATACTGGTTGCAAGAAGGAACATACCTTGCAATTTTTCCACCAAAATTTTCGTTTCAGTTTTCCAGCACTGGCCTCAAACTGTGAAGCACCGGCTTGTAATGCatctgaaaaaacaaacaaatatcgcCAATAAATTTATCAGTCAAAtataattgagctgcgccatgagaaaaccaacatagtggctttgcgcagtctggtcaggatccatgctgttcgctttcaaagcctattgcaattaaagaaactgttagcgaacagcatgtacgcgcaggctggtctggatccatgctggtcgcatacccactatgttgattttctcatggcacggctcatatgttaagTTTCAACTACATTTAGACCTTTTCTATCTATAAACAACATTATACCTAACCAGGATCTAACATTTTAACCCATTATTTTTAAAGTCTTCTTAATGCCAATAGCATTTCTCACCTCTCAAGCAGCCCCAGCGGGGCCTACACAAACCATTTTTAAACTGACTTCACTTTTACTCCGAACTGTAAGCGATATACTTTCAGCGTAACAATGACCCTCAAAAATTCCCTTAAGCACCACTGTCATTAATTAAACAGATTCTTTAATCTCACCTGCTCTGTCATCGAGTTCTGATATTTTCTGATCTCTTTCTAGAACTTTGTCAACATTTACCCGCATGATATCCACAACCTacaaatatagaaataagaaatttatCCTGCGATTGCAAGGTAGAAGTTTTGAGTGTAATTTTTATTAGAGCAAATATCAACTGTTTGACTTGTCATCACAAGTTAAAGCTGTGGCTGGACAGACAGACACCACAAAACTATATCCCTTTGCTTCCAGCATCAGATAATGAAACAAGGACCATACAAATTTGACAAACCTGAAACTTGTCACTTGTTTCAGTGACAAGAATCCAGCATcacttaattaattaatatttgaCTGTTTTAGGGAAGTCAGATGAGAAATTTTCTCTCTTTTCtcatgaaatttgttgatggtcctgacacaataacaaaattttcttaATATCTCAAATTAGCCACCTACAGAccaattttaatttatttgttagTCAAACCTAATTTCGGAGAGGATGAATTTTAAAAGGCATTAGGCAGGTTTGCTTTCAGGTCACATGGTAATAACTTCATAACAGCTGTTTTCTCATGCTGACAATgttaattattgggtttgtttgTAACTCTCCAAGGAAACACGTGGGGTGAGTATGATAATTGGAAGGCATTAGCCGAGTCTCCGTTTTTATAATACTGACCCAATATATTTCCGTGGATGGTCACTAACAAACCTTGTAACTGACCGACGGTTTTATCAACCACTTATTTATAGCCTATCTACTGACTCTCCACAATTAAACACGGGTTCCTGAAATGACCGCCTTTTTTTTTACCAATGAAAATTCTAGAATCTTGTAGGAGGTAAAAGAACGTAAGAACATTATGTTGTTACAAGAGTTACGCAAAAATCTTCCTTgctgttaacccttatcatgctggacacaactgttTCTGTCTATGCGAcaagtgcagatcttgatcagcctacacatccatgcagtccgatcatgatctgcactgttcgccattcagtcagtatcatttttgtatgcactccttttaacagttaatggtactgtccaaattgagagatggacaagttcattacagaaatttaacagggtaagagTTTAGTACAGAAACTGCTGACAGATTAAAAATGGTCTTTAGTATTTTGCCCTTGGGTAAACTTATAATGAGAAAGTTAGTGCACATTAATTAGTTATTAATTTGAGACATTTATTATGCATGAAAACATCTGTTACTCAACTAATTGTTAACCTACAAGACCTATGAGAAACAGTGGTACGGTATTTCACACAAACTGGCACAGCTTAATCTCTAATTTATCATGTAAAATTGTAATGCAAATTTGTTCCAGTCATTTAATGACTCTCA
It includes:
- the LOC123527568 gene encoding synaptobrevin-like isoform X4; this encodes MSEGGPGAQRDVGSKRLQQTQAQVDEVVDIMRVNVDKVLERDQKISELDDRADALQAGASQFEASAGKLKRKFWWKNCKMMLIMGGIVGVIVVIIIAWVASKYS
- the LOC123527568 gene encoding vesicle-associated membrane protein 3-like isoform X3, whose amino-acid sequence is MSEGGPGAQRDVGSKRLQQTQAQVDEVVDIMRVNVDKVLERDQKISELDDRADALQAGASQFEASAGKLKRKFWWKNCKMMLIMGGIVGVIVVIIIVWVATSQSGGSENLKPAATTVKPLPSSGVTP